In the genome of Candidatus Lokiarchaeota archaeon, the window CCTTTATACGTCCGTCCATTTCACGAGAGGTTTGAAGAATGCCAGTAGCAGACATTGAAAAACGCAGACTCGCACAGCACTATCTGCTTTACAAATCAGTATGCAGAGATTGTGGAGCTACCAATCCACTCAAAGCAAAGAAATGCAGAAAGTGCAAGAGCAAAGACCTCCGACCCAAAGTGAGAACAAGACGTAGATAGGATAATAGCCGCGTAAGCCGGTTTA includes:
- a CDS encoding 50S ribosomal protein L40e; protein product: MPVADIEKRRLAQHYLLYKSVCRDCGATNPLKAKKCRKCKSKDLRPKVRTRRR